The Triticum aestivum cultivar Chinese Spring chromosome 7B, IWGSC CS RefSeq v2.1, whole genome shotgun sequence genome window below encodes:
- the LOC123163019 gene encoding peroxidase P7 produces the protein MASYGSASWVTLALLLFITLAATANGDELSASYYEKTCPNVQHVVRSVMASSVAAQPRMAPAVLRLFFHDCFINGCDASVLLDATPFSPSEKDVKPNASLTGYTVIDDIKSALEHDCPATVSCADVIALASRDAVALLGGPTWSVPLSRKDSRFAANPESTKKGLPSPHDNLGELVAMFSRLNLDARDMTALSGADTVGMADCMHYSDRVYGADRDEEIDPYFAQTMKQSCQGPSGKAPFDMQTPMRFDNAYYRNLIARRGLLTSYQTLYGGGGPQDNLVEMYSADGEAFARDFAKTMVKMGNVPPPMGMPVEVRLKCSTANY, from the exons ATGGCGTCCTACGGGAGCGCTTCTTGGGTTACGCTTGCGCTGCTCCTCTTCATCACTCTGGCTGCCACCGCCAATGGCGACGAGCTCTCCGCGAGTTACTATGAGAAGACGTGCCCCAACGTGCAGCACGTCGTGCGGTCAGTGATGGCGAGCAGCGTCGCCGCCCAGCCAAGGATGGCGCCCGCcgtcctccgcctcttcttccacgACTGCTTCATCAAC GGATGTGATGCTTCTGTTCTCCTGGACGCAACTCCCTTCTCCCCCAGCGAGAAGGATGTGAAGCCGAACGCCTCCCTCACCGGCTATACCGTCATCGACGACATCAAGTCCGCGCTCGAGCACGACTGCCCGGCAACCGTCTCCTGCGCTGATGTTATCGCCCTGGCGTCCCGCGACGCCGTCGCCCTGCTCGGAGGTCCCACCTGGAGTGTGCCCCTCAGCCGCAAAGACTCACGCTTCGCCGCCAACCCGGAGTCCACCAAGAAGGGCCTCCCGAGCCCGCACGACAACCTCGGCGAGCTCGTCGCCATGTTTTCAAGGCTCAACCTCGACGCGCGTGACATGACCGCGCTCTCCGGTGCCGACACCGTCGGGATGGCCGACTGCATGCACTACAGCGACCGCGTCTACGGCGCCGACCGCGATGAGGAGATCGACCCATACTTTGCACAGACCATGAAGCAGTCGTGCCAGGGTCCTTCTGGTAAGGCGCCGTTTGACATGCAGACTCCAATGAGGTTCGACAACG CTTACTACCGCAACCTTATCGCGCGGCGCGGTCTCCTCACCTCCTACCAGACTCTCTACGGTGGTGGAGGTCCGCAGGACAATCTCGTGGAGATGTACAGCGCCGACGGTGAGGCGTTCGCGAGGGACTTTGCCAAGACCATGGTGAAGATGGGAAACGTGCCTCCGCCCATGGGAATGCCCGTGGAGGTGAGGCTCAAGTGCTCCACGGCCAACTATTGA
- the LOC123161622 gene encoding peroxidase P7: MASSIVPSWVALALLLLVALATTANGNELSPGYYEKTCPNVQHVVRSVMASSVAAQPRMAPAVLRLFFHDCFINGCDASVLLDATPFSPSEKDVEPNVSLTGYAVIDDIKSALEHDCPATVSCADVIALASRDAVALLGGPTWSVPLGRKDSRFAADPVSTKNGLPSPHDDLGELIRMFSKLNLDARDMTALSGAHTVGMASCDTYRDRVYGTDRNEEIDPYFAQTTQQTCQGPSGKAPFDVQTPMRFDNAYYKNLIARRGLLSSDQTLYGGGGLQDNLVEMYSTDGEAFARDFAKAMVKMGNVPPPHGMPVEVRLKCSKANNY; encoded by the exons ATGGCGTCCTCCATCGTCCCTTCTTGGGTTGCACTTGCGCTGCTCCTCTTGGTTGCTCTCGCTACCACCGCCAATGGCAACGAGCTCTCCCCGGGTTACTACGAGAAGACGTGCCCCAACGTGCAGCACGTGGTGCGCTCAGTGATGGCGAGCAGCGTCGCCGCCCAGCCGAGGATGGCGCCCGCCGTCCTCCGCCTCTTCTTTCACGACTGCTTCATCAAC GGATGTGATGCTTCGGTTCTCCTGGACGCAACTCCCTTCTCCCCCAGCGAGAAGGATGTGGAGCCGAACGTCTCCCTCACCGGCTACGCCGTCATCGACGACATCAAGTCCGCACTGGAGCACGACTGCCCGGCcaccgtctcctgcgccgacgtcaTCGCCCTCGCGTCCCGCGACGCTGTCGCCCTGCTCGGAGGTCCCACCTGGAGCGTGCCCCTCGGCCGCAAGGACTCGCGCTTCGCCGCCGACCCGGTATCCACCAAGAACGGCCTCCCCAGCCCGCACGACGACCTCGGCGAGCTCATCAGAATGTTTTCAAAGCTCAACCTTGACGCTCGTGACATGACCGCGCTCTCCGGTGCCCACACCGTCGGGATGGCCAGCTGCGATACCTACAGGGACCGCGTCTACGGCACCGACCGCAATGAGGAGATCGACCCATACTTCGCACAGACCACGCAGCAGACGTGCCAAGGTCCTTCTGGTAAGGCGCCGTTTGACGTGCAGACGCCGATGAGGTTCGACAACGCTTACTACAAGAACCTTATCGCGCGGCGCGGTCTCCTTTCCTCAGACCAGACTCTCTACGGCGGTGGAGGCCTGCAAGACAATCTCGTGGAGATGTACAGCACGGACGGTGAGGCATTCGCGAGGGACTTCGCCAAGGCCATGGTGAAGATGGGAAACGTGCCTCCGCCCCATGGAATGCCCGTAGAGGTGAGGCTCAAGTGCTCCAAGGCAAACAACTATTGA